DNA sequence from the Streptomyces sp. CA-210063 genome:
CGTTGAGCGTCGCCAGCGGCTTGACCTGCTTGCCGTCACGGACGCGGATCGACAGGCGGCGCGACTGGAACTCCGTGCAGTCGGAGGTCGAGGTCAGCTCGCGGTACTTGCCCTGGGTCGGGATCCACGCCTCGCAGTCGAACTTGCGCGAGGCCGAGGAGCCGAGGTCGGCGGAGGCGACGTCGATGACCCGGAACGGCAGTTCCAGCGACGTGAGCCACTGCTTCTCCCAGTCCAGCAGGCGCTGGTGCTCGGCCTGCGAGTCCTCCGGCGCGACGTACGAGAACATCTCGACCTTGTCGAACTGGTGGACGCGGAAGATGCCGCGGGTGTCCTTGCCGTGCGAACCGGCCTCGCGGCGGAAGCAGGGGGAGAAGCCCGCGTAGCGCAGGGGGAGGCGGTCGGCGTCGAGGATCTCGTCCATGTGGTACGCCGCCAGCGCGACCTCGGAGGTGCCGACCAGGTACAGGTCGTCCTTGTCGAGGTGGTAGACGTCCTGGGCGGCCTGGCCGAGGAAGCCGGTGCCGGCCATCGACTGCGGGCGGACCAGCGCCGGGGTCAGCATCGGGGTGAATCCGGCCGCGGTGGCCTGGGCGATCGCCGCGTTGACCAGGGCGAGTTCGAGGAGGGCGCCGACGCCCGTCAGGAAGTAGAAGCGCGAGCCGGAGACCTTGGCGCCGCGCTCGGTGTCGATGGCGCCGAGGATCGTGCCGAGCTCCAGGTGGTCCTTCGGCTCGAAGCCCTCGGCCGTGAAGTCGCGGATCTCGCCGTGCGTCTCCAGCGTGACGAAGTCCTCCTCGCCGCCGACGGGGACGTCGGGGTGCACGAGGTTGCCGAGCTGGAGGAGGAGCTCCTGGGTCTCGGCGGCGGCCGCGTCGCGCTCGGCGTCGGCGACCTTAACGTCGGCCGCGAGCTGGCTCGCCTTCTTCAGCAGCTCGGCCTTCTCGTCAGCCGAGGCCTTGGGGATCAGCTTGCCGAGCGACTTCTGCTCGGCGCGGAGCTCGTCGAAGCGGACGCCGGAGGACCTGCGCCGCTCGTCGGCGGACAGGAGGGAGTCGACGAGCGCGACGTCCTCTCCACGGGCGCGCTGGGACGCGCGCACACGGTCGGGGTCCTCACGGAGCAGGCGAAGGTCAATCACCCCTCAAGGCTACCGGTGCGTGGTTCCGGCCCACGACTTGAATTCGTTGTACGCCGCTTCTATGGCGATGTGAACCAAATGTCGACGGTGGTGGCAGATGCCCGTGGGCGTCGAGGAAAGTCAACGAATTGGGGTCAGACACCCTGAAAGGGGACACGGATGTGGCGCCTGATTGACTCGACTCCCTTGTGGCATAAGGGACTTGGGGATCGGCTGTCCACAGAAATCCACAGCGCCGGAAAGTTATCCACAGGCTGTGCGAAAGATCTGTGGAAACCGGAGGAGATCGTCGGGAAGGCGGGCGTCGGCTCGATGATTCCCGACTCAAACCACCCTCATGCCCACTTTCGAGTGGATTCGCGCAGGGATGGGTCGCTCTAATGGATTGACTGGAGGAGACGCGTGGACGAAGGGTGACCTACGGGGTTGTGGACGCAGAGGGACCCACGAAGGTGATTTGTCGACTGAGTGGCGCGATGGTGTCGACTTGTCCCCAGGTCGAGAAGCCCACCTGTGGATAACTTCTGTGGACAAAGAAAATAAGCAGGTAGGACCGGCGGCAGGGCTGTCCTAGAACCGGCCGTCCTGGCAGCGCGCCACCCAGTCCGACGCGGCCACGAACTCGGTGTCGGAGGTCCCCGGCAGCGTGGGCCGGATCTTCGCCGTCGTGGCGTCCGCACGCGGGTACGAACCGAGGAAGCGCACCTGGAGGCAGACGCGCTTCAGACCCATCAGGGCCTCGGCCACCCGGCGGTCGGAGATGTGGCCCTCGGCGTCGATGGCGAAGCAGTAGTTGCCGATGCCCTCGCCGGTGGGGCGGGACTGCAGCAGCATGAGGTTGACACCGCGGACGGCGAACTCGCCGAGCAGGTCGCGCAGTCCGCCGGGGTGGTCGTCGCGCTGCCAGATGACGACGGAGGTCTTGTCGGCGCCGGTCGGGGCGGCGGGCCGGGCGGGGCGGCCGACCAGGACGAACCGCGTCTGGGCGTTCTCCGCGTCGTGGATCTCGGTCTCC
Encoded proteins:
- the serS gene encoding serine--tRNA ligase → MIDLRLLREDPDRVRASQRARGEDVALVDSLLSADERRRSSGVRFDELRAEQKSLGKLIPKASADEKAELLKKASQLAADVKVADAERDAAAAETQELLLQLGNLVHPDVPVGGEEDFVTLETHGEIRDFTAEGFEPKDHLELGTILGAIDTERGAKVSGSRFYFLTGVGALLELALVNAAIAQATAAGFTPMLTPALVRPQSMAGTGFLGQAAQDVYHLDKDDLYLVGTSEVALAAYHMDEILDADRLPLRYAGFSPCFRREAGSHGKDTRGIFRVHQFDKVEMFSYVAPEDSQAEHQRLLDWEKQWLTSLELPFRVIDVASADLGSSASRKFDCEAWIPTQGKYRELTSTSDCTEFQSRRLSIRVRDGKQVKPLATLNGTLCAVPRTIVAILENHQQADGSVRVPEVLRPYLGGREVLEPVAK